Proteins from a genomic interval of Lolium perenne isolate Kyuss_39 chromosome 1, Kyuss_2.0, whole genome shotgun sequence:
- the LOC127315711 gene encoding NAD-capped RNA hydrolase DXO1: MDFSEQDVDVFEEYDAGDGAEAEAEAEGGGGGASSGSSSPSSSSSSSAAASSSSSSGASSGRSSSAAAGGGDEEGADDAEFDSLPARHAAAVYRDEFEEEEEARDLFGSDNEDYVKTPARSNYLVPVLPQIRNTNFSRGGRGGRGPPLLPRPGGHPGGRNNFGHGGRFSYGNGRNVEGFVSEMKLNKSEETLSRKAVAFQEPCEFACYSRVDGGDVYFDDRSLRLFKRNICDYVGEDLNKGFETFTEKRDLGSQGFGDLLACIRNSNLPLQNIHFVTYRNNLNKILATAYLKDPWKMGVHKRNGVVYLDVHKLPERPQSEIERRRCFWGYSFENLATENSIDEEGKGIDANVEYCSVIKTKLGAHRIIMGAEMDCCDATDDGRRFYVELKTSRELEYHTVEKYEKEKLLRFWIQSFLAGVSYVVVGFRNDAGVLVRTERLRTKDITQKVKAKNYWQGGVCLAFADEVLCWLYGTVKENEDYILQFAHPFQRLELLRAQSPCPETITRHVEELSGAAH, encoded by the exons ATGGACTTCTCGGAGCAGGACGTCGACGTCTTCGAGGAGTACGACGCCGGCGACGGCGCCGAAGCCGAAGCCGAAGccgaggggggaggcggcggcgcctcctccggctcctcctccccgtcctcctcctcctcctcctccgccgccgcgtcctcctcctcctccagcggcgCCTCCAGCGGCCGCagcagcagcgccgccgccggcggcgggGACGAGGAGGGCGCCGACGACGCGGAGTTCGACTCGCTGCCCGCGAGGCACGCGGCGGCCGTGTACCGGGACGAgtttgaggaggaagaggaggccagAGATTTGTTCGGCTCCGACAACGAGGACTACGTCAAGACCCCCGCCCGGAGCAACTACCTAGTTCCAG TGCTGCCCCAAATACGGAACACCAATTTTTCTCGGGGCGGACGAGGTGGCAGGGGCCCACCTCTTCTTCCAAGACCAGGAGGCCATCCAGGAGGACGGAATAATTTTGGCCACGGTGGGAGGTTTTCATATGGAAATGGGCGTAACGTTGAAGGTTTTGTTTCAGAAATGAAACTTAATAAGAGTGAAGAAACTCTATCTAGGAAAGCTGTTGCTTTTCAGGAG CCATGTGAGTTCGCATGCTACAGCCGTGTTGATGGTGGGGATGTATATTTTGATGATCGCAGCTTG AGGCTTTTCAAACGTAATATCTGCGACTATGTCGGTGAAGATCTCAATAAGGGTTTTGAAACATTTACAGAGAAAAGAG ATTTGGGTTCTCAAGGATTTGGCGATCTTCTTGCATGCATAAGAAATTCAAACCTACCTCTTCAGAACATACATTTTGTG ACGTACCGCAACAACCTTAACAAG ATATTGGCCACAGCTTACCTAAAAGACCCATGGAAGATGGGTGTGCACAAAAGAAATGGTGTTGTGTACCTTGATGTCCATAAGCTCCCTGAAAGACCACAAAGCGAGATTGAGCGCAGGAG ATGTTTTTGGGGATATTCTTTTGAAAATCTTGCTACTGAGAACTCTATTGATGAGGAGGGAAAAGGTATTGATGCAAATGTAGAGTATTGTTCTGTAATAAAGACGAAATTGGGCGCGCATCGCATTATCATGGGTGCTGAGATGGACTGCTGCGATGCAACTGATGATGGTAGGCGGTTCTATGTGGAGTTGAAAACAAGCAGAGAG TTGGAGTACCATACGGTGGAGAAATATGAGAAAGAGAAGTTACTTAGGTTCTGG ATTCAATCATTCCTTGCTGGTGTATCATATGTTGTCGTTGGATTCAG GAATGATGCTGGTGTACTTGTACGAACTGAGAGATTAAGAACTAAAGATATCACACAGAAAGTGAAAGCAAAGAACTACTGGCAG GGTGGAGTCTGCCTGGCCTTTGCTGACGAGGTTTTATGCTGGCTGTATGGTACTGTCAAAGAAA ATGAAGACTATATTCTGCAATTTGCACACCCGTTCCAACGTTTGGAACTATTACGCGCCCAGTCTCCGTGCCCCGAGACAATAACTCGGCATGTGGAGGAGCTCTCTGGCGCAGCACACTAG